The genomic DNA TGCTGGACCTACAGGTTCTTGTGGACCTTGTTCTGAAATTCACGTTGATTTAGGACCTTCTTATGGTGGAGACGAGAACTCAAAACTTGGAGATGAAGGTACAGATAACCGTTTTATAGAAATTTGGAATCTAGTATTTACAGAATGGAATAGAAAAGAAGATGGATCATTAGAACCATTACCAAAGAAAAATATAGATACTGGAGCAGGACTTGAAAGAATCGCTGCTATGGTACAAGGAAAATCAAATAACTTTGAAACAGATTTATTATTCCCATTAGTTGAAGAAGCAGGAAGACTTACAAATTCAAAATATGGAGATAATCAAGATGTAAATTTCTCACTAAAAGTTATTACTGACCATTCAAGAGCAGTTACATTCCTAATTAATGATGGAGTAATACCTTCAAATGAAGGAAGAGGATATGTATTAAGAAGAATACTAAGAAGAGCAGTAAGACATGGAAGACTTCTAGGACAATCAGAATTATTCCTATATAAAATGGTTGATAAAGTTGTATCAATGATGGGAGAAGCATATCCAGATCTAAAGAAAAATATAGAACACATAAAGAAAGTTGTAAAAATAGAAGAGGAAAAATTCTCACGTACATTAGATCAAGGAATTCAACTTGTTAATCAAGAGATAGAAAAAGCTAAAAAAGAAGGACAAAATAAATTGTCTGGAGATGTAACATTTAAACTATATGATACTTACGGTTTCCCATATGAATTAACAGAAGAAATTTGTGGAGAAAATGGAGTAGAAGTATCTAAAGAAGAATTTGAAGCAAAAATGGAAGAACAAAAAGAAAAAGCTAGATCTGCAAGAGAAGTTATCATGGAAAAAGGTCAAGATAGTTTTATTGAAGAATTCTATGATAAGAATGGAACAACAGAATTTGTAGGTTATGAATCTTCAGAAGAAAAAGCTAGATTATTAAATATTAGAGAATCTAAAGATGGAAAACTTTTAATGATATTTGATAAAACTCCATTCTATGCAGAAGCTGGAGGACAAACATCAGACCATGGAACAATAAAAGGAAATGGTTTTGAAGGAAGAGTAATAGACGTTCAAAAACAAAAAGGAATTTATGTACATACTGTTGAAGTAGTTGCAGGAAATGCAAAAGAACAAGAGGAATATACTCTTGAAATAGATAGAGCAATAAGAGCTGCTATTACAAAAAATCATAGTGCAACACATCTATTACATAAAGCATTAAGAGAAGTTCTAGGAGAACATGTTCAACAAGCTGGATCATATGTAAATGCACAAAGATTAAGATTTGACTTTAATCATTATGAAGCAATGACAGAAGAACAATTAGATAGAGTAGAAGATTTAGTAAATGAAAAAATAGCTCAAGCTCTTGAAGTAGATATTAGAAATATGAGTATGGATGAAGCTAAAAAAGAAGGAGCAATGGCTTTATTTGGAGATAAATATGGTTCAGTTGTAAGAGTTGTAAAAGTTGGAGATTTCTCAATAGAACTTTGTGGTGGAACTCATATTGACAATATTGGAAAAATAGGATTATTTAAAATTGAAAGTGAAAGTGGAATTGCAGCTGGAGTTAGAAGAATAGAAGCTGTCACAGGAACACAAGCTTACAAATTTGTAAAACAAATTGAAAATAATTTAAAAACAATAGCAAAAACTGTAAAATCAGATCTTACAAATGTTGTAGATAGAGTAGAAAGATTAAATGAAACATTAAGAGAAAATAGCAAAGAGATAGAAACTTTAAAAGCAAAAGTTACATCTTATGAAGCAAAGTCTTTAAATGATGATGCAGAAGAAATAAACGGTGTAAAAGTAGTTGCAAAAACATTTAAAGATAAAAATGCTGAAGAATTAAGACAAATGGTAGATTCTTTAAAAGAAAAATTAGGAAGCTGTGTTGTTATTTTAGGTTCTGGTGAAGATAAAGCTATATTTGCTGTTGGAGTTACAAAAGATCTTATAGGAAAAGTAAAAGCTGGAGTTTTAGTTAAAGAAGCAGCACAAGTAGCTGGAGGAAATGGTGGAGGAAGACCTGACTTTGCTCAAGCTGGTGGAAAAGATGCTGATAAAGTAGAAGAAGCAGTAGCTAAAGCAAAAGAAGTATTAAAAACTTTACTTTAATTTTATAAGGGGTGGAGATGTATAAAAAATACGTATCCTTAGATGTTGGTGATGTTAGGATAGGAGTGGCTAAATCTGATATAATGGGGATTATAGCCACACCCCTAGAAGTTATTGACAGAAGAAAAACTAAGGCAGTAAAGAGAGTACAGGAAATATTACGTGAGCAAAATACCAATGCTCTTGTAGTAGGAATTCCTAAAAGTCTTGATGGAACAGAAAAAAGACAAGCTGAAAAAGTTAGAGAGTTTATTGAAAAATTAAAAAATGAAATAGATAATCTTGAAATATATGAGGTAGACGAACGATTAACTACTGTTTCAGCAGACAGAATTTTAAATGAAACAAACAGAAAAGGTGCTTTAGAAAAAAGAAAAGTTGTTGATAAAGTTGCAGCAGCTATAATTCTTCAGAGTTTTCTGGAACAAAAAAGATAGAAAGTTGGAGGGGAACATGAGTTCAAAGTTAATGATGAAATTGCTCCTTGTTATAGCCGTAGTTTGTGGAGCAGCGTGGCTGAGTTTTGCAAAGCCTGCCAAACTAGGACTAGATTTAAAAGGTGGAGTATATGTTGTACTAGAAGCAGTACCTGATCAAGGTGTAAAATTAGATACACAGGCAATGGATAGACTAATTGAAGTATTAGATAGAAGAATTAATGGTCTTGGAGTTGCTGAATCTGTAGTACAAAGAGCAGGAGATAACAGAGTAATAATTGAATTACCTGGAGTTAGTAATACAGAAGATGCAATAAAGATGATTGGGAAAACTGCACTTTTGGAATTTAAAATAGAAAATCCTGATGGATCATTAGGACCAACACTTTTAACAGGTGGAGCTTTAAAAAAAGCAGATGTTTCATATGACAATTTAGGTAGACCACAGATTCAATTTGAAATGAATCAAGAAGGAGCAGTTAAATTTGCTGAAATCACAAGAAATAACATAGGAAAAAAACTTGCAATTACTCTTGATGGAGTTGTTCAAACAGCACCTATGATAAATTCGGAAATTCCAAGTGGTAGTGGAGTTATTACTGGAAATTATACTGTAGAAGAGGCAAAAGCAACAGCAACTCTTCTTAATGCTGGGGCATTACCTGTAAAAGCAGAGATAGTTGAAACTAGAACAGTTGGAGCATCACTAGGAGATGAATCAATTGCTCAAAGTACCCATGCAGGAATATTAGCTATGATATTAATAGGAGTATTTATGCTTATATTCTATAGAATACCAGGTATTGTAGCAGATATAGCTTTAATTATTTTTGGACTTATAACATTTGGAGCTCTAAAATTTATTGATGCAACACTTACTTTGCCAGGAATAGCAGGACTTATTCTTTCAGCAGGAATGGCAGTTGATGCCAATGTAATTATATTTGAAAGAATAAAAGAAGAATTAAGACTAGGTAATACAGTATTAAATAGTATTGCAACAGGATTTAATAAGGGATTTGTAGCAATCTTTGACTCAAACTTAACAACTTTGATTATTACAACTATTCTTTTTACATTTGGTACAGGTCCAGTAAAAGGATTTGCAGTAACATTAACAATAGGTACATTAGCATCTATGTTTACAGCAATTACAATAACTAAAATTGTATTACAAGTATTTGTAATTGTATTTAATCTAAAAAAACCAGAGTATTTTGGAGTAAAGGGGAGAGAGATATGCAAATAGCAATTATTCAAAATTCTAAAAAGTTTTTAACTTTATCTGCAATAATGGTTATTCTTTCCCTTTCAATTATATTTACAAAGGGATTAAACTATGGAATAGATTTTTCAGGTGGAAATCTTATTCAAGTTAAGTATGAAAAACCAGTTTCACTAACAAATTTAAATGATATTTTAGATGAAGCAGCAAAAAATATTCCACAATTAAGTGGAAATAGTAGAAAAGTACAAATTTCAGAGGGAACAACAGTTATTTTAAGAACACAAGAACTAACTGAAAATCAAAAAAATGAAGTTCTTGAAGATCTATCAAAATTAGGAACTTATGAAATTAATAAAATAGAAAAAGTTGGCGCAAGTGTAGGAAAAGAATTAAAAAGTTCAGCAATTTATTCTCTTCTTATTGGTGCTGTTTTAATAGTAATTTATATTACAGTAAGATTTGAATTTGTTTTTTCTATTGGTGCAATAGTAGCATTATTACATGACCTTATAATAGCTATTGGTGTGATATCTTTATTAGGATATGAAGTAGATACACCATTTATAGCAGCAATATTAACAATCTTAGGATATTCTATTAACGACACTATCGTTGTATTTGATAGAATAAGAGAAAATATTAAAAGAAAAACAAAGAAAAAGATTGATTTTGTACAATGTTTAAATAACAGTATCAATCAAGTAATGATAAGATCTATTAATACATCAGTAACAACTTTATTTGCAATTGTTGCAATATTAATTTTTGGTGGAGATAGTTTAAGAACATTTATAGTTACACTTTTAGTAGGAATGTTAGCAGGAACATATAGTTCGGTATTTATAGCAACACCAATAGTTTATCTTTTAGATAAAAATAACAAACATAATAGTGGATTAGAAGCTATTTTAAATAAAGAAGATACAAAGAAAACAAAAGAGAAAATATTGGTATAAAATTAAAAATTAAGATATAATAAAAGCAGTAACATCACCTGAAATATTTCAGGTGATGTTAAAACTTATATTGAAAAGGAGTTAAAATGAGAGCTTGGGTAGATATTGAGATGGATAATTTACTTTTCAATTTAAAAAAAGTGAAAGCAAAAGTTCCAAATGCAGAGATTATGGGAGTAGTGAAAGCAGATGCTTATTCACTAGGAAGTTTAGAAATAGCAAAAGAATTGGTAAATAATGGAGTGACGATACTTGCTGTTGCTAGCTTAGATGAAGCTATGGAATTGAGAAATGCAGGAATAACACAAGAGATACTTGTATTGGGAATACTTCTTGATGAAGAAATAAAACAGGCTGCTCAAAATGATATTCAAATAACAGTTGGAAATTTTAAACAGATAGAATATATTGAGAAAAACAATATTGGTATAGGGATACATATAAAAATTGATACTGGAATGGGAAGATTGGGATTTACTCCTGAAAAAGGGGAAGAAGTTGTTAAATATTGTTTAAATAAAAATTTACATATAATGGGTATCTATTCACATCTTTCTGATGCAGATGAATTCAATGACGAAGCTGATAGACATACTAGAGAGCAGATTTCAAAGTTTGAAAAATTCGATAAGTATAAAGATAAGGTTAAATACCTGCACATTTTAAATAGTGGTGGAATTTTAAGATTTAATGATGGATATGTTGGTAATTTAGTAAGGCCTGGAATCTGTATGTATGGAATGCTTGGTTACGAAAGAGTTCAAGAGTTAAAAAGAGTATTTTCAGTAAAAACTAAAGTTCTTTCTATAAAAACAGCTGGAGAGGATACTCGTATTTCATATGGTAGAAAGGGAATAATAAAAAAAGGAGAAACTTATGCTACTATAGGAATGGGTTATGCAGATGGACTTAAAAAAACTCTATCACATAAAAGTTATGTGTTAATAGCTGAGGAAAAATGTCCAATAATTGGAGAGATATGTATGGATATGTGTATGGTAAAAATACCAAATACACTAAAAGATAAAATATCACTTGGAGATGAAGTAGTAGTTTTAAGAGATGATATTATAGAAGATATGGAAATAGAGCATAGATGTGCTTGTGATATATTAACAGGAATAGGAAAAAGAATTTATAGAGTTTATAAGAGAAATGGACAGCCCTATTTAATTAATAGATAAGGAGAAATAATGGCAAATATAATTTTAAAAAAGGGAAAAGAAAATAAAATAAGAAACTTTTACCCAAATGTTTTTAAAGATGAAGTTGAATCTATATTAGGAAATGTAGAAAATGGTGATATAGTAGATGTTTGTACACAAGATATGGAGTTTGTAGGAAGAGGATATGTAACTGATTCTACTTCAGCTTATGTAAGAGTATTAACTACTAAGGATGAAAAAATAGATAAAACATTTATTTTAAATAGAATAAAGTCAGCATATGAAAAAAGAAAGCACCTATATAATGAGACAAATTGTGTGAGAGCATTTTTTTCTGAAGGTGATGGAATTCCAGGATTAATAATAGATAAATTTGATAAATATGTAGCAGTTCAATTTAGAAATTCAGGAATCGAAAAATTTAGACAAGAGATCATAAATGCTATAAAAAAAGTGATGAAACCAAAGGGGATTTATGAAAGAAGTGATGTCGAAAACAGAACTTTAGAAGGTGTAGAGCAAAAAACAGGCGTTATCTTTGGTGAAATTCCAGATAGAATTATCATGGAAGACAATGGTTTAAAATATAATATTGATATTATAGAAGGACAAAAGACAGGATTTTTCTTGGATCAACGTGATTCTAGAAAATTTATTAGAAAATATTTAAATCAAAATACAAGATTTTTAGATGTATTTTCAAGTAGTGGTGGATTTTCAATGGCAGCCTTAAAAGAAAATTGTCAAAAGGTAGTAGCAATTGATAAAGAGCCACATGCTTTAGAGCTTTGTAAAGAAAATTATTCTTTAAATGAATATACAGGTAATTTTACAACAATGGAAGGAGACGCTTTTCTTCTACTTAAAACATTGATTGGAAGAGGAGAAAAGTATGACGTAATAACACTTGATCCACCTTCATTAATAAAAAGAAAAGCAGATATTCACAAAGGAAGAGATTTTTTCTATGATCTATGTGATGATAGTTTTAAATTATTAGAAGATGGAGGAATTTTAGGAGTTATAACTTGTGCATATCACATATCTCTTCAAGATTTAATAGAAGTAACTAGAATGGCAGCATCAAAAAATGGAAAGCTTTTACAAGTTATTGGGATAAATTATCAACCAGAAGATCATCCTTGGATATTACATGTCCCAGAAACATTATATTTAAAAGCTTTATGGGTCAGAATAATCAATAACTAATAAAAAGGGGTTGTGCTATGTATTTAGATATTGTGGTATTGATAGTACTTGTATTATCAATATTAGATGGGTTAAAAAATGGACTTTTTGTGGAATTCTTATCAGTATTTGGATTAATCATAAATTTTTTATTAGCTAAATTATTAACACCAAAAGTTATGCTTTTTTTAAATCTAAACAATGGAAATAATAGCTACTTTATAATTTATATCATTATATTTTGGGCGATTTATATTATAGTAGGATTATTTTTACACTACTTTAGAGGAATTATGGAAAGTCAAAGTAAAGGGCTTCTTATAAAGTTTTTAGGTGGAGTTTTAGGTTGTATAAAAGGTACAATTCTTGCGATGATAATAATATTTTGTTTTGATTTTGCAGTTGATTACTTTAAAGATCTTGAAAAGTATAGAACTGGAAGTCGTTCAACAGAGATATTTTTAAAAATTAGTCCTAAAATAGAAGAACATATGCCACAAACTTTTAAAGATAAATTAAATGCTATAAAAAATGAAAAAATTTTAGATAGGCTTCTCAATAAATTATAGGTGTTTTAGGAGAGTGTAATGAAAATAATAGACAGATATATTTTAAATGAGATCAAAATTCCTGTTATATTTGGAATTTCACTTTTTACTTTTATTTTTTTAATTGATATTATTGTAGCAATGATGGAAAATATAATAGTAAAAGGAATTTCACTTATTGATGTAATTAGAATTTTATCTTTTTATCTTCCACCTATACTTTCTCAAACTATTCCGATGGGGATGTTTTTAGGGATTATGCTTACTTTTTCAAAATTTACACGAACAAGTGAGGCAACTGCTATGAGTGCAGTAGGAATGTCTTTAAAAGATATAATAAAACCAATATTTATAGCAGCAATAGGAACTACTATTTTTATCTTTTTTCTCCAAGAGAGTATAATTCCAAGATCAGTTACAAAACTTCAATATTTAACAGCTAAAATAGCTTATGAAAATCCAGTGTTTCAATTGAAGGAAAAGACATTTATAGATGAAGTAGATCAGTATAATCTCTATATAGATAGACTAGTTGGAAGTGATAAGGTAGCACATGGAGTATTAATTTTTCAAAAGTCTGGTGATAAAAAGTTTCCTACTGTTATAGTTGGAAAAGAGGCATTTTGGAAAGATTCTTCAATGGTATTAAAAGATTCTAAATTTTATAATTTTGATGATAAAGGAAAACAAGTACTAACTGGTGAATTTGATGAAAAGAAAGTACCATTAGCAGCATACTTTAGTGAGATGAATCTAAAAGTAAAAGATATAGAAGCTATGGGAATAGGAAAATTATTTAGAGAAATGAAGGGGAAAACAGCAGCTGAGAAAATACCATATAAGATTGAAATAAATAAAAAATTAGCTGTACCTTTAGCTACAATTATGCTATCTTTACTTGGTGTATTTTTATCTATAGGACACCATAGAAGTGGAAAAGGAGCTAATTTTGCATTGAGTTTAATAGTTATATTTTCTTATATAACATGTTTAAATATTGGAATGGTTATGGCTTCAAGAGGTATTATTCCCGCATTTATTGGAGTATGGACTCCTAATATTATTCTTTTAATTTTGACAGTATTTATGTATAAACTAAAAGCAAAGGTGATATAATGAAAATATTAGATAGATATATAAGTAAGAATTTTATAAAATCATTTTTGCTAAGTTTAATTGCATTTATGGGAATTTTTATAGTAAGTCAGCTCTTTAGAGTAGTTAAGTATTTAAGTGATGGAAGATTTACATCTAAAGAAGCAGTTGTATATATTATTACAATGTTACCTAGAATTTTTATAGATGTAGCACCTCTTGCAGTACTATTAGGGTGTATGATGACTGTTAGTGTAATGGCTTCTAACTTAGAGATTATATCTTTAAAAACTTCTGGAATAAGTTTTAAAAGAATAGTAAGATTTCCTATAATTATTTCATTTTTTATTTCAATAATTGTTTTTTTTGTAAATGACAGTTTGTATCCTACTACTCAAAAAATGAATAAAGATTTAAGACGTGGTGAAATAGCAACGAAAGAAGCTCCTATTGAAAAGAACAATGCTTTTTTAAGAGGAGAAAATGCCAATTATGTCTATCTTATGAGAAAATTAAATCGAAAAACAGGTTTTGCAGAAAATGTTGAAATAATAGATTTAAATAAAGATTTTTCTAAGGCAGAAAGAATTATAACAGCACAAGAAGGTAGATATAATTTTAGTAGAAAGGTATGGGTATTAAAAGATGCAAACATATATTCAGGTAATAGAGATAAACAAGTCAAAAGTGTTGATTATTTTACCGATAATAAGTATAATGATATTCCAGACCATTTTATAACAACAACAGTAGAACCAAGAACTTTAACAATAAAAGAGTTAAAACAAACAGTAAGAGATATGACAAGCGTTGGAGGAGATACAAGGGAACTTCTTGTAGAGCTTGGAAATAGATATTCTTTTCCTTTTGCAAGTTTTATAATATCTTTTTTAGGGCTTGCTTTAGGAGGAAGATATGTAAGGGGAACCTCAGCTGTAAGCTTGGGTGTTTGTGTATTGTTAGGATACGGATATTACATAGTAAAAGCTTCATTTGAAGCATTTACATCTAACGGATTTTTAAACCCACTTGTTGGTGGATGGATTCCAAATATATTATTTTTTGTAGTAGGAATATATCTTTTAAACAAGGCGGAATACTAGGAATTTAGGAGTGAAAGATGAGTATAGAAATAAGAAAGCTTAAAAATGGAATTCCTGTTTTGATAAATAATATTGAAAGTGTAAATACAATAAGTATGGGTGTTTATGTAAAAACAGGAGCAAGAAATGAATATTCATATGAAAGTGGAGTATCACATTTTATAGAACATATGATGTTTAAGGGAACGACTACTAGAACAGCAAAGCAAATTTCTGAAGAAATTGATAATGAGGGTGGAATTATAAACGCTTATACAAGCAGAGATACTACTTGTTATTATATAAAAATGCTTGCAAGTAAGATAGATAAAGGAATTGAGATACTTACTGATATGTTTTTAAACTCAACTTTTACGCAAGAAAATCTTGAACGTGAAAGAAATGTCATAATTGAAGAAATAAGAATGTATGATGACATTCCAGAAGAAGTAGTTCATGATGAGAATATAAGATTTGCTTTAACAGGACCTCAATCAAATAGTGTATCTGGAACAATTGATTCTGTTAAAGGAATTACTAGAGATATATTTTTAAAATATTATAATGAGCAATATAGAGCTTCAAATATGGTTATATCTATAGTTGGAAAAATGGACGTTGAAAAAATATTTAATGATTTAAATGAGGGATTTGGAAAAATCGAAGATAAAGAAGTAACAAGATTTATAGATCCAACATATAAAATTAATTCTGGTGAAAAAATAATAAAAAAAGATACTAATCAAGTACATTTATGCTTTAATAGTAAAGGGGTAGGACTTTTAGATAAAAATAAATACCCAGCTGCTATAATTTCAAGTGTATTAGGTGGAAATATGAGTTCAAGACTTTTTCAAAAAATAAGAGAAGAAAAAGGACTTGCTTATTCAGTCTACACTTATTCTACTGCTTTTATAGAAGATGGAGTATTTACAGTGTATGCTGGAACTACTAAAGAAAGTTACAAAGAAGTTTTAGAAATAATAAAGACTGAATTGTCTGATATTAAAGAAAATGGAATTACTGCATATGAGTTGCAAAAATCTAAAAACCAATTTTTAAGTCTTCTTACTTTTGCCTTAGAAGGAACTAAGGAAAAAATGGAAAGAATGGCAAATTCATATTTAACATATGATAGAGTTATAGAAATTGATGAAATTATAAAATTAATAGAAAAAATAACATTAGAAGATATAAAAGATGTTGCAAAAATGATATTTGATGAAAAATATTATTCTTGGACAGTTTTAGGAGACATAGAATAAGGAGAATACAATGCAAAAAGTAAAAGTAGTAATTGAAGAGGGAGTTACTCTTCCAAAATATGAAACAACAGGATCAGCTGGAATGGATATTAGAGCTAATATAGCTGAACCTATCACATTAGGATCATTAGAAAGAGTATTAGTTTCTACTGGAATTAAAATGGCTATTCCAGAAGGATATGAAGTTCAAGTAAGACCAAGAAGTGGACTTGCATTAAAACATGGAATTTCAATGGCAAATGCAATTGGAACTATAGATTCTGATTATAGAGGAGAAATAGGAGTTATTTTAATTAACTTAAGCAAAGAATCATATACAATTCAACCTCAAGAAAGAATTGGTCAAATAGTATTAAATAAAGTTGAACAAATAGAATTTGAAGTGGTTACTTCTCTTGAATCTACTGAAAGAGGAGAAGGTGGATTTGGACATACTGGAAAATAGAGGTTGATATGAAACAAACAAGAAAGTTCAGATTTATTTTAAAAAGAATAAAAAAAATGAATAACTTTTTGATTTTAAATGCTCTGTTGATAGTAGGAATAAGTATATGTACAATATATAGTGCAACTATTTCAAAACCTGGTAGTTTTCATACTAAAGAAGCTATTTGGGCGATTATTTCTATTGTTGCATATTTTATTGTTTCAATGATAGATTATAGAAAATATTTTAAATATTATAAATTTTTATATGTATTTAATATAATTTTTCTTACAGCTTTACTAGTGATAGGTGAAAGTAGATTAGGAGCTCAACGTTGGATAAACTTAGGGCCAATAACATTACAACCTTCAGAAATAGGTAAAGTGATAGTTGTTTTAACTCTATCAGCTTTTATAGCTATTCATTTTAGAGGGAAAACACTTGGTTTTAAAAGTTTTATGATGTGTGGAGCTTTTGTAGCACCAGTATTACTGTTAATATTGAAACAACCAGATTTAGGGACAACTATGATCATAACAATGACATTTTTTGTAATTCTTTTTATTGCAAATTTGGAATGGAAAATAATAGTTTCAATGGGAGTTATTGCAGCTATATCAGCACCTCTTTCATTTTTCTTTTTATTAAAAGATTATCAGAAAAAAAGAATACTTACATTTTTAAATCCTGAAGCAGATCCTCTAAAAGGAGGATGGAATGTCACTCAATCGATGATAGCTATAGGATCTGGTGGGTTAAATGGAAAAGGATTTTTAAATAGTACACAAAGTAAATTAAGATTCCTTCCAGAAGCTCATACGGATTTTATTGCTTCTGTGTTCTTAGAAGAACGTGGGTTTATAGGTGGAATAGTATTATTTTTACTTTATCTAATTTTAATATTACAAATTTTATATATTGCTGATACAACTGAAGATAAGTATGGCCGTCTTGTATGTTATGGTATAGGTTCTATATTTTTCTTTCATTTTGTAATAAATGTAGGAATGACTATGGGAATAATGCCAGTAACAGGGAAACCACTACTGCTAATGAGCTATGGTGGTACTTCACTTTTATTAAGTTTTGTAATGTTAGGTATTGTACAAAGTGTGAGAATATATAGAGAGTAGGAGCTAGATGGAGTATAAAATAGAAAAAGATTATGCTGATGTTAGATTAGATAAATATGTTAGAAAACACTTTCCTGATCTTGCATTGACAGAAATATTTAAAGGAATTAG from Fusobacterium hominis includes the following:
- the dut gene encoding dUTP diphosphatase; translation: MQKVKVVIEEGVTLPKYETTGSAGMDIRANIAEPITLGSLERVLVSTGIKMAIPEGYEVQVRPRSGLALKHGISMANAIGTIDSDYRGEIGVILINLSKESYTIQPQERIGQIVLNKVEQIEFEVVTSLESTERGEGGFGHTGK
- a CDS encoding LptF/LptG family permease → MKILDRYISKNFIKSFLLSLIAFMGIFIVSQLFRVVKYLSDGRFTSKEAVVYIITMLPRIFIDVAPLAVLLGCMMTVSVMASNLEIISLKTSGISFKRIVRFPIIISFFISIIVFFVNDSLYPTTQKMNKDLRRGEIATKEAPIEKNNAFLRGENANYVYLMRKLNRKTGFAENVEIIDLNKDFSKAERIITAQEGRYNFSRKVWVLKDANIYSGNRDKQVKSVDYFTDNKYNDIPDHFITTTVEPRTLTIKELKQTVRDMTSVGGDTRELLVELGNRYSFPFASFIISFLGLALGGRYVRGTSAVSLGVCVLLGYGYYIVKASFEAFTSNGFLNPLVGGWIPNILFFVVGIYLLNKAEY
- a CDS encoding LptF/LptG family permease; protein product: MKIIDRYILNEIKIPVIFGISLFTFIFLIDIIVAMMENIIVKGISLIDVIRILSFYLPPILSQTIPMGMFLGIMLTFSKFTRTSEATAMSAVGMSLKDIIKPIFIAAIGTTIFIFFLQESIIPRSVTKLQYLTAKIAYENPVFQLKEKTFIDEVDQYNLYIDRLVGSDKVAHGVLIFQKSGDKKFPTVIVGKEAFWKDSSMVLKDSKFYNFDDKGKQVLTGEFDEKKVPLAAYFSEMNLKVKDIEAMGIGKLFREMKGKTAAEKIPYKIEINKKLAVPLATIMLSLLGVFLSIGHHRSGKGANFALSLIVIFSYITCLNIGMVMASRGIIPAFIGVWTPNIILLILTVFMYKLKAKVI
- the rodA gene encoding rod shape-determining protein RodA, with the translated sequence MKQTRKFRFILKRIKKMNNFLILNALLIVGISICTIYSATISKPGSFHTKEAIWAIISIVAYFIVSMIDYRKYFKYYKFLYVFNIIFLTALLVIGESRLGAQRWINLGPITLQPSEIGKVIVVLTLSAFIAIHFRGKTLGFKSFMMCGAFVAPVLLLILKQPDLGTTMIITMTFFVILFIANLEWKIIVSMGVIAAISAPLSFFFLLKDYQKKRILTFLNPEADPLKGGWNVTQSMIAIGSGGLNGKGFLNSTQSKLRFLPEAHTDFIASVFLEERGFIGGIVLFLLYLILILQILYIADTTEDKYGRLVCYGIGSIFFFHFVINVGMTMGIMPVTGKPLLLMSYGGTSLLLSFVMLGIVQSVRIYRE
- a CDS encoding M16 family metallopeptidase — its product is MSIEIRKLKNGIPVLINNIESVNTISMGVYVKTGARNEYSYESGVSHFIEHMMFKGTTTRTAKQISEEIDNEGGIINAYTSRDTTCYYIKMLASKIDKGIEILTDMFLNSTFTQENLERERNVIIEEIRMYDDIPEEVVHDENIRFALTGPQSNSVSGTIDSVKGITRDIFLKYYNEQYRASNMVISIVGKMDVEKIFNDLNEGFGKIEDKEVTRFIDPTYKINSGEKIIKKDTNQVHLCFNSKGVGLLDKNKYPAAIISSVLGGNMSSRLFQKIREEKGLAYSVYTYSTAFIEDGVFTVYAGTTKESYKEVLEIIKTELSDIKENGITAYELQKSKNQFLSLLTFALEGTKEKMERMANSYLTYDRVIEIDEIIKLIEKITLEDIKDVAKMIFDEKYYSWTVLGDIE